In one window of Hymenobacter nivis DNA:
- a CDS encoding oxidoreductase, whose protein sequence is MPNSPKNWFITGASSGFGEALAELLLAKGDKVAATFRHQNQADEFTQKAGANGHGVVLDVTDAARVPGAVQEAIDALGHLDVVVNNAGYGSLGPIEEIGEEEVQRQFDVNVFGALRVLRAVLPHLRERKSGHILNITSIGGLRAFPGVGIYNGSKFALEGIGEALSKEVGPLGIRVTNIEPSGFRTKWAGESATFTKPKNADYDATAGKNMGDIQGYSGNQPGDPVRAAQAMYDVVNQENPPLHLPLGAAAVKGARAKIKELSADVEQYASVGEGADFPAEK, encoded by the coding sequence ATGCCTAATTCCCCCAAAAACTGGTTTATCACCGGCGCCTCGTCCGGTTTTGGCGAGGCCCTGGCCGAACTCTTGCTCGCCAAGGGCGACAAAGTAGCCGCCACCTTCCGCCACCAAAACCAAGCCGACGAATTCACCCAAAAAGCTGGCGCTAACGGCCACGGCGTGGTACTCGACGTGACCGACGCCGCCCGCGTGCCCGGCGCCGTGCAGGAAGCCATTGACGCCCTCGGCCACCTCGATGTGGTGGTGAACAACGCCGGCTACGGCTCGCTGGGCCCCATCGAGGAAATCGGCGAGGAGGAAGTGCAGCGGCAGTTCGACGTGAACGTGTTCGGGGCCCTGCGGGTGCTGCGGGCCGTGCTGCCCCACCTGCGCGAACGCAAAAGCGGCCACATTTTGAACATTACCAGCATCGGTGGCCTGCGCGCCTTCCCGGGCGTGGGCATTTATAACGGCTCCAAGTTTGCGCTCGAAGGCATCGGCGAGGCGCTTTCCAAGGAAGTGGGGCCCCTGGGCATCCGCGTCACCAACATCGAGCCCAGCGGCTTCCGCACGAAATGGGCCGGCGAATCGGCCACGTTCACGAAGCCCAAAAACGCCGACTACGACGCCACAGCCGGCAAGAACATGGGCGACATCCAGGGCTACAGCGGCAACCAGCCCGGCGACCCGGTGCGCGCCGCCCAGGCCATGTACGACGTGGTGAACCAGGAAAACCCGCCCCTGCACCTGCCCCTGGGCGCCGCCGCCGTGAAGGGCGCCCGCGCCAAAATCAAGGAGCTAAGTGCCGATGTGGAGCAGTACGCCAGCGTGGGCGAAGGCGCTGATTTTCCGGCCGAAAAGTAG
- a CDS encoding YqjF family protein yields the protein MPSSPIIAPTLAGRLALRQPPAGPPLMRQRWGDLLFMHWPVPPALLAPFLPPRLALDLHDGHAWLAIVPFRMWDVRTRFTPPIPGANQFLELNVRTYVHLDGVPGVWFLSLDATNALAVWAARTIFHLPYLRARMALARPAPDQVRYTARRTHGGAPAAHFATTWRVGELLPPEATAPGSLAFFLTERYCLYAAWGPRLYRGRIHHEAWPLRAAELLEFDSNLIEAHGLPTPAGAPVLYAGGPLAVELWWLQRV from the coding sequence ATGCCCTCTTCGCCCATTATTGCCCCCACCCTGGCCGGCCGCCTGGCCCTGCGCCAGCCCCCCGCCGGCCCCCCACTAATGCGCCAGCGCTGGGGCGACCTGCTCTTCATGCACTGGCCGGTACCGCCGGCGCTGCTGGCCCCCTTCCTGCCCCCGCGCCTGGCCCTCGACCTGCACGACGGCCATGCCTGGCTGGCCATCGTGCCGTTTCGGATGTGGGACGTGCGCACCCGCTTCACGCCGCCCATCCCCGGGGCCAACCAGTTCCTGGAGTTGAACGTGCGCACCTACGTGCACCTCGACGGCGTGCCCGGCGTGTGGTTTTTATCGCTCGACGCTACTAATGCCCTGGCCGTGTGGGCGGCGCGTACCATTTTCCACCTGCCCTACCTGCGCGCCCGCATGGCGCTGGCCCGCCCCGCCCCCGACCAAGTGCGCTACACCGCCCGCCGCACCCACGGCGGGGCCCCGGCCGCGCACTTCGCCACTACCTGGCGCGTGGGCGAGCTGCTGCCACCCGAAGCTACCGCGCCCGGCTCGCTGGCCTTTTTCCTCACCGAGCGCTACTGCCTGTACGCGGCCTGGGGCCCCCGGCTCTACCGCGGCCGCATCCACCACGAAGCTTGGCCGTTGCGCGCGGCCGAGCTGCTGGAATTCGATTCGAACCTGATTGAGGCGCACGGGCTGCCCACGCCCGCCGGGGCCCCGGTGCTATACGCCGGGGGCCCCCTGGCCGTGGAGCTGTGGTGGCTGCAACGGGTGTAG
- a CDS encoding FRG domain-containing protein produces MPYPASDYVATSWAHLQELLFQDTWDGRIGRFRSPFVYRGQRSKNYLLTTSLQRLGGNYFELEHHLLRNFRKYARDTAASPAATAAVWDWLALAQHHGLPTRLLDWTYSPYVALHFATDDLQAYHQDGIIWALNYVKAAEHLPDSLRDALRHEGSNVFTSELLAPVTDSLRDLESLQAEPFVLFLEPPSLDARIVHQHALFSLMSSSQSVLHEWLARHPELYFRIVIPAALKWEVRDKLDQANITERVLLPGLGGLSRWLHRHYAPRTGGPDSAFVGEDDMR; encoded by the coding sequence ATGCCCTACCCTGCCAGCGATTACGTGGCCACTTCCTGGGCCCACTTGCAGGAACTGCTGTTTCAGGACACCTGGGACGGGCGCATCGGGCGTTTCCGCTCGCCGTTCGTGTACCGCGGGCAGCGCTCCAAAAACTACCTGCTGACCACCAGCTTGCAGCGGCTGGGCGGTAACTACTTCGAGCTGGAGCATCACTTGCTGCGCAACTTCCGCAAGTACGCCCGCGATACGGCTGCCTCACCCGCCGCCACGGCCGCGGTGTGGGACTGGCTGGCCCTGGCCCAGCACCACGGCCTGCCCACCCGCCTGCTCGACTGGACGTATTCGCCCTACGTGGCCCTGCACTTCGCCACCGACGACCTCCAGGCCTACCACCAGGATGGAATTATTTGGGCCCTGAACTACGTGAAAGCCGCTGAGCACCTGCCCGACTCGCTGCGCGACGCCCTGCGCCACGAGGGCTCCAACGTCTTTACCTCCGAGCTGCTGGCCCCCGTAACGGACAGCCTGCGCGACCTCGAAAGCCTGCAAGCCGAGCCATTCGTGCTGTTTCTGGAGCCGCCCAGCCTCGACGCGCGCATCGTGCACCAGCACGCGCTGTTCTCGCTGATGAGCTCCAGCCAGAGCGTACTGCACGAGTGGCTGGCCCGCCACCCCGAATTGTACTTTCGCATTGTCATCCCCGCTGCCCTCAAGTGGGAAGTGCGCGACAAGCTCGACCAGGCCAACATCACCGAGCGGGTGCTGCTGCCCGGCCTCGGGGGCCTTTCACGCTGGCTGCACCGCCACTACGCGCCCCGTACCGGGGGCCCCGACAGCGCTTTCGTAGGCGAGGACGATATGCGGTAA
- the hrpB gene encoding ATP-dependent helicase HrpB, which translates to MANDFRLPPLPDLPIIAALPALRDALAAHARVVLEAPPGAGKTTVVPLALLAAEWRGPQDKILVLEPRQLAVRGAAARLAQLLGEPVGRTIGYRVRLDSKVSQDTRVEVITEGILTRMLQDDPALEGVACVVFDEFHERSLNADLGLALALDAQAVLRPELRILIMSATLEAQRLGQWLPAPVVSSAGFLFPIDTHYLDPRRAAALPNRPGERLATLVPAQVRAALGAHPVGDVLVFLPGVADLQRVARALDSLPDAIDLHLLHGELPLDVQDAALRPARAGRRKVILATSIAETSLTIEGVRVVVDGGFARVPRFVPRTGFTTLETVPVARAAADQRRGRAGRLAPGTCYRLWTEAEHHQLPLHRAPEIQAADLSALALELALWGTANPADLRWLDAPPAAAYAQAQELLVRLGAISSAQLSANSEQLVGADNQPKPASATVNSSLTTINCPFKPTAHGRQLARLGLPPRLGHLVVRGQELGQGPAATALAALLAERDLLRWATPNDPRPLPPDLRLRLEALASGRAPLPGLALHPATLQRVRDVARHLQSRQGPKGHPLIHSFTHSPIGLLTALAYPDRVAQRETDGRLRLATGQRVELRTEDVDPQAEFFAVAHLAGTAATPRATLAAPVSREELETAFAGQITTTDEVRYDPATQRVTGRRVRRLGALRLAETVIGQPDAALVAGALLAYLQEAGLSKLNWTPGARQLQQRLEFLRYQFPEPAAAGGEAFTTAQAPSTKHQAPPWPASDEATLLRELPQWLGPHLAGFKSLDQVQRLDLTEPLLARLPGGWAQRQALDRLAPAALEVPSGSHVTLDYAEPTAPVLAVKLQELFGLTETPTVAGGRVPLLLHLLSPGGRPAQVTRDLRSFWEKGYFDVRKDLKGRYPRHPWPDKPMEHIPTKLTKRRLDNL; encoded by the coding sequence TTGGCCAACGATTTCCGCCTGCCCCCGCTGCCCGATTTGCCCATCATCGCGGCACTGCCAGCCCTGCGCGACGCTCTTGCCGCCCACGCCCGCGTGGTGCTGGAGGCCCCGCCCGGCGCGGGCAAAACCACGGTGGTGCCGCTGGCGCTGCTGGCTGCCGAGTGGCGGGGCCCCCAGGATAAAATTCTGGTGTTGGAGCCGCGCCAGCTGGCCGTACGCGGGGCCGCTGCCCGCTTGGCCCAGCTGCTGGGCGAGCCCGTGGGCCGTACCATCGGCTACCGCGTGCGGCTCGACAGCAAAGTGAGTCAAGACACCCGCGTTGAGGTCATTACCGAAGGCATTCTCACCCGGATGCTGCAAGACGACCCAGCGCTGGAGGGCGTGGCCTGCGTGGTGTTCGACGAATTTCACGAGCGCAGCCTGAATGCCGATTTGGGCTTGGCCCTGGCCCTGGATGCCCAAGCCGTGCTGCGGCCCGAGCTGCGGATTCTCATCATGAGCGCCACGCTGGAGGCGCAGCGGCTGGGGCAGTGGCTGCCCGCGCCGGTGGTGTCGTCGGCCGGTTTTCTATTTCCGATTGATACGCACTACCTCGACCCGCGCCGGGCCGCCGCCCTGCCCAACCGGCCCGGCGAGCGGCTGGCCACGCTGGTGCCGGCCCAGGTGCGCGCCGCGCTGGGGGCCCACCCGGTGGGCGACGTGCTGGTATTCCTGCCCGGCGTGGCCGACTTGCAGCGCGTCGCCCGGGCCCTCGACTCGCTGCCCGACGCCATCGACCTGCACCTGCTGCACGGCGAGCTGCCACTGGACGTGCAGGACGCCGCCCTGCGCCCGGCGCGGGCCGGCCGGCGCAAGGTCATCCTGGCCACCAGCATCGCCGAAACCAGCCTCACCATCGAGGGCGTGCGCGTAGTGGTGGACGGCGGGTTTGCCCGGGTGCCGCGCTTCGTGCCGCGCACCGGCTTCACTACCCTCGAAACCGTGCCCGTAGCCCGCGCCGCCGCCGACCAGCGCCGCGGCCGCGCCGGCCGCCTGGCCCCCGGCACCTGCTACCGCCTCTGGACGGAGGCCGAACACCACCAGCTGCCGCTGCACCGGGCCCCCGAAATCCAGGCCGCCGACCTCAGCGCCCTGGCCCTGGAGCTGGCCCTGTGGGGCACCGCCAACCCGGCCGATTTACGCTGGCTTGACGCGCCACCCGCCGCCGCCTACGCCCAAGCGCAGGAGCTACTGGTGCGGCTGGGGGCAATAAGCAGTGCACAGTTATCAGCAAACAGTGAACAGTTAGTCGGTGCTGATAATCAACCCAAGCCGGCTTCAGCAACTGTTAATTCCTCACTGACAACTATTAACTGTCCGTTCAAGCCCACCGCCCACGGCCGCCAGCTGGCGCGGCTGGGCCTGCCGCCGCGCCTGGGCCACCTCGTGGTGCGCGGCCAGGAGCTGGGCCAGGGCCCCGCCGCCACCGCCCTGGCCGCCCTCCTGGCCGAGCGCGACCTGCTGCGCTGGGCCACACCCAACGACCCGCGCCCGCTGCCGCCCGACCTGCGCCTGCGCCTCGAAGCGCTGGCCAGCGGCCGGGCACCGCTGCCCGGCCTGGCCCTGCACCCAGCCACCTTGCAGCGCGTGCGCGACGTGGCCCGCCACCTGCAGAGCCGCCAGGGCCCGAAAGGACATCCACTTATTCACTCATTCACTCATTCACCGATTGGCCTGCTCACGGCCCTGGCCTATCCCGACCGCGTGGCCCAGCGCGAAACCGACGGCCGCCTGCGCCTCGCTACCGGCCAGCGCGTGGAGCTGCGCACGGAGGATGTGGACCCGCAGGCCGAGTTTTTCGCCGTGGCCCACCTGGCCGGCACCGCCGCCACGCCCCGCGCCACCCTGGCCGCGCCCGTGAGCCGCGAAGAGCTGGAAACCGCTTTTGCCGGGCAGATTACGACCACCGACGAGGTGCGCTACGATCCCGCCACCCAGCGCGTAACCGGCCGGCGGGTGCGCCGCCTGGGGGCCCTGCGCCTGGCCGAAACCGTTATCGGCCAGCCCGACGCGGCGCTGGTGGCCGGGGCCCTGCTGGCGTATTTGCAGGAAGCCGGCTTGAGCAAACTGAACTGGACGCCCGGGGCCCGGCAGCTCCAGCAGCGGCTGGAGTTTCTGCGGTACCAGTTCCCCGAGCCCGCGGCCGCCGGTGGAGAAGCTTTCACCACGGCCCAAGCACCAAGCACCAAGCACCAAGCACCACCCTGGCCCGCCTCCGACGAGGCCACGCTGCTGCGCGAGTTGCCGCAGTGGCTGGGGCCCCACCTGGCCGGCTTCAAAAGCCTCGACCAGGTGCAGCGCCTGGATTTGACCGAGCCGCTGTTGGCGCGCCTGCCCGGCGGCTGGGCCCAGCGCCAGGCCCTGGACCGCCTTGCGCCCGCCGCCCTGGAGGTGCCCAGCGGCTCGCACGTCACTCTCGACTATGCCGAGCCTACCGCCCCGGTACTGGCCGTGAAGTTGCAGGAGCTGTTTGGCCTGACAGAAACGCCCACCGTGGCCGGCGGCCGCGTACCGCTGCTGCTGCATTTGCTCTCGCCCGGCGGCCGGCCAGCGCAGGTCACGCGCGACTTACGCAGCTTTTGGGAGAAGGGCTACTTCGACGTGCGCAAGGATTTGAAGGGCCGCTACCCGCGCCACCCCTGGCCCGATAAGCCCATGGAGCACATCCCAACTAAGCTGACTAAGAGGCGGTTGGATAACTTATAG
- the guaB gene encoding IMP dehydrogenase, with translation MADPAALANKIAFEALTYDDVLLLPAYSEVLPRDCDPGTQLTARIRLQIPLISAAMDTVTEADMAIALAQEGGLGIIHKSMSIGKQAEQVRRVKRSESALIQDPFTLLPTATLADARHLMRHNNIGGIPVIDGERRLQGILTSRDLRFERDLTLPVTTVMVPLSRLVTAPAGIDQAAAEELLQDSKVDKLPLVDTEGRLAGLMTYKDIRKRRRSPQASKDSQGRLRVGAAVGVTPDLLQRVAALVEAGVDLVSLDTAHGHSKGVLDAVRAIKAAYPGLDVMAGNVATAAGARALADAGADCVKVGVGPGSICTTRIIAGIGVPQLSAVLEAARGLEGTGIPLVADGGIKFSGDIVKALAGGAAAVMVGSLLAGTEESPGQLIIYEGRKYKNYRGMGSVEAMEDGSKDRYFQSAEDDVKKLVPEGIVGRVPFKGAVSEIIYQLAGGLRAGMGYVGAPDLPALQAAQFVRITGAGLRESHPHDVQITREAPNYSSR, from the coding sequence ATGGCTGATCCCGCCGCCCTCGCTAACAAAATTGCCTTCGAGGCCCTCACCTACGACGATGTACTGCTGCTCCCGGCGTACTCCGAGGTACTGCCCCGCGACTGCGACCCCGGCACCCAGCTCACCGCCCGCATCCGCCTCCAGATTCCGCTGATTTCGGCGGCGATGGACACCGTAACGGAAGCCGACATGGCCATCGCCCTGGCCCAGGAAGGCGGCCTGGGCATCATCCACAAAAGTATGAGCATCGGCAAGCAGGCCGAGCAGGTGCGGCGCGTCAAGCGCAGCGAGTCGGCCCTGATTCAGGACCCGTTTACGCTGCTGCCCACCGCCACCCTCGCCGACGCCCGCCACCTGATGCGCCACAACAATATCGGCGGCATTCCGGTGATTGATGGCGAGCGCCGGCTCCAGGGCATCCTCACCAGCCGCGACCTGCGCTTCGAGCGCGACCTGACCCTGCCCGTGACCACCGTGATGGTGCCGCTGAGCCGCCTCGTGACGGCCCCCGCCGGCATCGACCAGGCGGCGGCCGAGGAGCTGCTCCAGGACAGCAAGGTGGATAAGCTGCCCCTCGTGGACACCGAAGGCCGCCTCGCCGGCCTGATGACCTACAAGGACATCCGCAAGCGCCGCCGCTCGCCCCAGGCCAGCAAAGACAGCCAGGGCCGCCTGCGCGTGGGGGCCGCCGTGGGCGTGACGCCCGACCTGCTCCAGCGCGTGGCCGCCCTCGTGGAAGCCGGCGTGGACCTGGTGAGCCTCGACACGGCCCACGGCCACTCGAAGGGCGTGCTCGACGCCGTGCGCGCCATCAAGGCCGCTTATCCCGGCCTCGACGTAATGGCCGGCAACGTGGCCACCGCCGCCGGGGCCCGCGCCCTGGCCGACGCCGGGGCCGACTGCGTGAAGGTGGGCGTGGGCCCCGGCTCCATCTGCACCACGCGCATCATTGCCGGCATCGGCGTGCCGCAGCTTTCGGCGGTGCTGGAGGCGGCCCGTGGCCTGGAAGGCACCGGCATTCCGCTGGTGGCCGACGGCGGCATTAAGTTTTCGGGCGATATCGTGAAGGCCCTGGCCGGGGGCGCCGCCGCCGTGATGGTGGGCTCGCTGCTGGCCGGCACCGAGGAATCGCCCGGGCAGCTCATCATTTACGAAGGCCGCAAGTACAAGAACTACCGCGGCATGGGCTCGGTGGAAGCCATGGAGGACGGCAGCAAGGACCGCTACTTCCAGAGCGCCGAGGACGACGTGAAGAAGCTCGTGCCCGAGGGCATCGTGGGCCGCGTGCCCTTCAAAGGCGCCGTGAGCGAGATTATCTACCAGCTCGCCGGCGGCCTGCGCGCCGGCATGGGCTACGTGGGGGCACCCGACCTGCCCGCCCTGCAAGCGGCCCAGTTCGTGCGCATCACCGGAGCCGGCCTGCGCGAGAGCCACCCCCACGACGTGCAAATCACCCGCGAGGCGCCCAACTACAGCAGCCGCTAG
- a CDS encoding glycosyltransferase family 2 protein codes for MILVVLVNYNSTGHTLACVESLRIHTQPGTAYQIIVVDNASAPAERDALQALAAYPEVEVCYSAVNLGFAGGNMLGFRTATATRQPTHVFLLNNDTLLRTDCLTELADLLTTRPEIGLAAPQMFGPEGQWLESYGFFPTLGDKLLGRALCRALGLGYHPPRPARAARQPYPADMVTGAAMFADAKLFARIGGLDEKYFLYCEEEDLAWRMWQAGRQVVVAPTSEFVHLGGRSSQPSFGLLREFYISLAYFLRKNFNPVHAEAVRWLFVVKLVFRARRGRQYLRLAKFLAQGAPMAASIRPTAAGPK; via the coding sequence ATGATTCTCGTCGTGCTGGTCAACTACAACTCCACAGGCCACACGCTTGCCTGCGTAGAATCGTTGCGCATCCACACCCAGCCCGGCACCGCCTACCAGATAATAGTGGTTGACAACGCCTCCGCGCCCGCCGAACGCGACGCTTTGCAGGCGCTGGCCGCTTATCCCGAAGTGGAGGTGTGCTATTCGGCGGTCAATTTGGGTTTTGCCGGGGGCAACATGCTGGGGTTTCGCACCGCCACGGCCACCCGCCAGCCCACCCACGTATTTTTGCTGAACAACGACACGCTGCTGCGCACCGACTGCCTGACGGAGCTGGCTGATTTGTTGACCACACGCCCCGAAATTGGCCTGGCGGCCCCCCAAATGTTTGGGCCCGAAGGCCAGTGGCTGGAGAGCTACGGCTTCTTCCCCACGCTGGGCGACAAACTGTTGGGCCGGGCCCTGTGCCGGGCCCTGGGGCTAGGCTACCACCCGCCGCGCCCCGCCCGCGCCGCCCGCCAGCCCTACCCCGCCGACATGGTGACCGGCGCCGCCATGTTCGCTGATGCTAAGCTTTTTGCGCGCATCGGCGGGCTTGATGAGAAGTATTTTCTGTACTGTGAAGAGGAAGACCTGGCATGGCGCATGTGGCAGGCTGGACGCCAGGTGGTGGTGGCACCTACGTCGGAATTCGTGCATTTGGGTGGGCGCAGCAGCCAGCCCAGCTTCGGCCTGCTGCGCGAATTCTACATCTCGCTCGCCTACTTCTTGCGCAAAAACTTCAACCCCGTCCACGCCGAAGCCGTGCGCTGGCTGTTCGTGGTGAAGCTCGTTTTCCGGGCCCGGCGCGGCCGCCAGTACCTGCGCCTGGCCAAGTTCCTGGCCCAGGGCGCACCCATGGCGGCATCCATTCGCCCCACCGCGGCCGGCCCCAAGTAA
- a CDS encoding outer membrane beta-barrel protein, producing the protein MQFRTTLLPGLLAGALPLAGVAQVAAPAAPKAGYFVGLSAAVSGYQLPTGSYANVISPMPTVGAQLRPRWAVQASALYFQQNDSYGYTGLLFINGGLHQGVSVSTSRRHTVAVPVLARYTLTRRSAQHFQVDVLAGATVVRSTYRSSGTATDSLQNVVYNNDFRTAETGIYFTLGPGLRYRLGQQFALTGDLGFNFLLNSRPASHANGPTSATLTLGLRYRFARG; encoded by the coding sequence ATGCAGTTCCGCACTACCCTTTTGCCCGGCTTGCTGGCCGGGGCCCTGCCCTTGGCGGGCGTTGCCCAAGTTGCTGCTCCGGCCGCGCCCAAAGCCGGGTATTTTGTGGGCCTGAGCGCTGCGGTCAGCGGCTACCAGTTGCCAACGGGCTCCTATGCCAACGTCATTTCGCCCATGCCCACGGTGGGCGCGCAGCTGCGGCCCCGCTGGGCGGTGCAGGCCAGCGCGTTGTATTTCCAGCAGAACGATTCGTATGGCTACACAGGCTTGCTTTTTATCAACGGTGGGCTGCACCAGGGCGTGAGCGTGAGCACCAGCCGGCGGCACACCGTAGCCGTGCCTGTTTTAGCGCGTTACACCCTCACCCGCCGTTCGGCGCAGCACTTTCAGGTTGATGTACTGGCCGGGGCTACCGTGGTGCGCTCTACCTACCGCAGCAGCGGCACAGCCACCGACAGCCTCCAGAACGTGGTATACAACAACGACTTCCGGACCGCCGAAACCGGTATCTACTTCACTCTGGGCCCCGGCTTGCGCTACCGCCTGGGCCAGCAGTTCGCGTTGACAGGCGACTTGGGCTTTAATTTTCTACTCAACTCCCGCCCGGCATCCCATGCCAACGGCCCTACTTCGGCCACCCTGACCCTGGGCCTACGCTACCGCTTTGCCCGCGGATAG
- a CDS encoding rhodanese-like domain-containing protein — translation MNIAAISPVQLASRLAAGDSLYLFDVRDPIEFDYCHLPGSVLLPLDELPQRTDEVPDVGEVVLICHHGVRSAQALNYLQARHGRTNLLNLRGGIDAWSCEVDPSVPRY, via the coding sequence ATGAATATCGCCGCTATCAGCCCAGTTCAACTTGCCAGCCGCCTCGCCGCCGGTGATTCGCTCTATTTGTTTGACGTGCGCGACCCCATCGAGTTTGATTATTGCCACCTGCCCGGCAGCGTGCTGCTACCCCTCGACGAGCTGCCCCAGCGCACCGACGAGGTGCCCGATGTGGGCGAAGTAGTGCTTATTTGCCACCACGGCGTGCGCTCGGCCCAGGCCCTCAACTATTTGCAGGCCCGCCACGGCCGCACCAACCTGCTGAACCTGCGCGGCGGCATCGACGCTTGGAGCTGCGAAGTAGACCCCTCCGTACCCCGGTATTAG
- a CDS encoding AAA family ATPase, which produces MLRLALTGPESTGKSTLSQQLAAHYGARWVPEYARAYLAGRQLPYALADLEAIAHGQLAAEAAAEAAGGALLVADTNLLVIKIWAEHAFGQCPAWIAAAVAQPRYDLVLLLGVDVPWEPDPLREHPQLRQHFYDRYRAALRAGPDPFAEIWGPPAQRLAAAQQLVDGLLRAQP; this is translated from the coding sequence ATGCTCCGACTCGCGCTGACCGGCCCGGAATCGACGGGAAAATCGACGCTGAGCCAGCAGCTAGCCGCCCACTACGGCGCCCGCTGGGTGCCCGAATACGCCCGCGCCTACCTCGCCGGCCGCCAGCTGCCCTACGCCCTGGCCGACCTCGAAGCCATTGCCCATGGCCAGCTGGCCGCCGAAGCCGCGGCCGAAGCCGCTGGTGGGGCCCTGCTGGTGGCCGACACCAACTTGCTGGTAATCAAGATTTGGGCGGAGCACGCCTTCGGCCAATGTCCCGCCTGGATTGCCGCGGCTGTGGCCCAGCCGCGCTACGACCTGGTGCTGCTGCTGGGCGTGGACGTGCCCTGGGAGCCCGATCCGCTGCGCGAACACCCGCAGTTGCGCCAGCACTTTTACGACCGCTACCGCGCTGCGCTGCGCGCGGGCCCCGACCCGTTTGCCGAAATCTGGGGGCCCCCGGCGCAGCGCCTGGCCGCGGCCCAGCAGCTGGTAGATGGGCTGCTGCGCGCCCAGCCGTAG
- a CDS encoding transposase family protein codes for MTLCDSTQYVHFLSATESGRAHDKKLADEYALHLPAGCVLRQDLGLLGHAPTGVVVEMPHKKPPKRELTFAQKLYNQLLSPLRVVIEHAHSGIKRLHMVQGTIRLRGEWVRDTVMVVACGLHNLRVRSPHRAYRAPVHAKLANYAE; via the coding sequence ATGACCTTATGCGATTCCACGCAGTACGTGCATTTTCTCTCGGCTACGGAAAGCGGGCGAGCGCACGACAAAAAACTGGCCGACGAGTACGCGCTGCACCTACCGGCGGGCTGCGTGTTACGGCAGGATTTGGGCTTGCTGGGCCACGCCCCGACCGGGGTCGTGGTGGAGATGCCCCACAAGAAGCCGCCGAAGCGGGAGTTGACGTTTGCCCAAAAGCTGTATAACCAGTTGCTGAGTCCGTTGCGCGTCGTTATCGAACACGCGCACAGCGGTATCAAGCGCCTGCACATGGTGCAGGGCACTATCCGCTTGCGCGGCGAATGGGTGCGCGATACGGTCATGGTCGTGGCCTGTGGGCTGCACAACCTGCGCGTGCGCAGCCCGCACCGCGCCTATCGCGCACCTGTCCACGCGAAACTCGCTAACTACGCCGAATAA